TACCTCAAGCATGCAGGCCCGCATATAGCGCGACATGCCCGCCAGACCGCCAACCGTGTACACCAGGGTGGGCAGAGCCAGGTGCCTGGCCAGGTCGCAAAATTTGCCCCACGCGCTCAACTGCGCGTAGTTCATGGAAGTAAGGCCAGAAATGGGCAACCATTGCAACTCAATGCCAAAAAACATCATGAGCAGCAGGGCCAGCCAGAATGAAGGCATGGCAAAACCCAAAAAAACCAGCACAGTAACTGACTTGTCGAGCAGCGAATTCTGCCGGCAGGCAGAAACAATGCCCACAGGAATGGCTATGAGCAGGGTGAGCACCAGCGAAACAACATTCATGCCAACGGTAAGGGGCAGCCGCTCAAGAATCTTGGTAAGCACCGGGCGCGAATCGGCAGACATGGAGTTGCCAAAATCAAGCTGTACAATGCGCGTCAACCAGTCCCAGTACTGCACGTACAGTGGGCGGTCGAGGCCATACAGCACCTCAAGGCGCTGGCGGGCAGCAGCGCCAGCCAGCGGATTGAGTGTGGTTTCCAGATCTGTGGGTGAGCCCGGGGCCAGATGAATGACCCAAAAGCTGATGATGGTAATGCCCCACAGCACAAGCAGCATCCACAGCGTTTTGCGTAAAACGTGCAGAAGCGGGCCAGATAGGCGGCTTTTTGCGGCAGTTGAGGGCAGGGTGCTCATGTAAGGCGGTTACTCCGTACGGGTCATCCACTGGCGCATGTCGTCCACTTCCTTCTGCCAGGCAGAAGAAAGGCGCAGCTTGAGAAAGCGGGCGTACAGGGAATCCAGCAGGCCGGTGCACACTTCCATAAGATAGAATTTTTCCAGCAGCAGGGCATCGGGATCGTCGTCGGTGTCGCCCTTGTCGAGCTTGGGAGTTTTAAGGCTGTTGAGGCAAAAATCCTCGGCCTTAAGGCTCACCTGAAAGGCCAGCTCTTCTTTTTCAAGACGCAGAAGGGCACGGCTGACCTGCTTGCCGGTGCCAAGGCCAAAGCGGGCCTCGCGAAGAGGGGAGAGCGAGCCGGAAACAGAGGCTGTTTCGCGGGCGTCACCTTCGCCGCCTTCAACCACAATGCGCTGTTCCATTGATACGGCAAAGGGGGCGCCTTCCTTGTCGGTAAACGCGCCGGGGGCGGTGTCGCTCTGGTACCAGAGCCAGGTCAGAAATTCTTTGCCGAGAATGCTGTCTGTGGATTCACCAAGATAAGGCATATTCATGGGGGCTCCGTGCCGTCATCAGGAAAGGGGCGCGAACTGCGTGGGTTCCAGCTTATCCAGGCGGATAAGGCTTTCTTCATCCAGCATGGAAACCGCCAGATTGTAAGGAGTCAGTTGCTCCAGGTGCAGCTCGAAGGTCTTGAGAAATTCTTCCATGAAGAGGTCGATCATCTTGTTTTGGGTCGATGCAAACCAGACTTCATTTTTATCCGTGGCCCACAGCACGTTGAATTCGCCGGGAACAGGCAAAAAACGCGAGCGAAGGCGCAGCAAAACCTGCTCCTTGAGCTCCTTTTTGCGTTCGCGGGCAATGTAATTCTTGCCCTGTTGAGCCATACGCGCTTTTTCTTCCTTGAGGGCAAGGGCCACATGCTTTTTGACCACGCCTGCAGGTATGCGACGCATATCGAGCCGCAACGAAAAAACGATGTACGAGCCTTTTTGGGGCGGGGCCGTAACCCAGTCGGTATCGAGCATGTCCTCAAAACATGCCCAACCCTGGCCCTGCATTTCAGGAATATCATCAATGTCGCGCATGGCGAACTGCTTCAGTTTGTCCGGTATCTGCGGCCAGAGCGTGGCCGGAACGGGATCAAGAATACGAAACCGTGTAAAGCTGCAAGAGCTGTTGGCAAAGCCCATGTAAACTCCTTGCTTGTAAAACCTGTGTTGGCAGTGTTGTACGTCAGAGCCGCCCCGGGGGCAAGTGCATGACGAGGCAGGGGCTGGCAGGGCTAGCGCATGTGAGCGGCAGAATTTGCGGCCGCACGTATATTTATAAGGAAAGGAATTCACATTTGGCAGAAGGTCATGATTGGCTGGCAAGAGAGCCACTGGCTGCTGAAAACATGCCGGGTTTTATACCCACACACATCCAAAGCCGGCAAGAATATTCAGGTGCCGCAAAAACCGCCAGCAGCATACATTTGAAGAACAAGCTTCATCATTTTGAGCCAGCGCCAAATCAGGGCCAGCTGATTTTATGTGAGGAGAGAGCTGTGTTGCCAGAGCCGTTTTGAGGGCATTTTTTACCCCTTTCCGGGGCGAGAGTTGCGCCATGGTCGGATGTTATAAATGTCCCATAATGATAATTATGTAAACTTTTGAAGATGGAAAGGCCCTGGAAGCCTTGTTTCAGGAGACTGCCGGCTGCCTCCCCTGTGCATACTCTTGACGGCATGCTCCACTTCACGCACCATGTGCGCATCTTGCCAAGGAGAAATCACCGTGCCGCCCAAACATTCCGGCAATGCCGGATCGACCGCCAATAAACGTTCCCAAACCAGTTCGTCTTCACGGCCATCAAAAAAAGAACCTTCCAGAGATTCGTCCCGTGATTCGTCGCGGAATGCGACTCGGGATTCCGCTGGGGCATTTTCCAGAGGCAGGCCCGCAGATCGTTCTGGTGGCGCGCGCAAAGGCCCTGGCCCTGATTCAAGGCGAGGTGCTCGTGCTGAAGGCTCAGCACTGCGCAGGCCACAGCCTGCTGCAGAGCCAGAATCGCAGGATGGCGTGCGCCTCAACAAGGCTATTGCCGCCACAGGCCATTGCTCTCGCCGCAAGGCCGACGAGCTTATTCTTGCAGGGCGCGTGCGTGTAGACGGCCAGCCGGAATCAAACCCGGCGCGGCATGTGCTGCCATTTGAAAGTATTATGGTGGATGGGCGTATTTTGTCGGCCCCGCAGGCTTTTACCTATCTTATGCTCAACAAGCCCGTGCAGGTGGTTTGCACGGTGAGCGACCCGGAAGGCAGGCCCACGGTACTTGACTGCCTGCCTCAGGAATTCAAGGGACTTCGTCTTTACCCTGTTGGTAGGCTCGACTATTTTTCTGAAGGCATGCTGCTGCTGACCAACGATGGTCAGCTGGCGCAACGTCTTACCCATCCCCGGCACCACCAGCCCAAAACCTACGAGGTGCTTGTGCGCGGCTCTGTGCCGGAAGACGCCCTCAAGACCATGCGGCGCGGCATGCGCCTTGCCGAGGGTGAAGATCTGCTGCCCGTGGACGTGACCACCCAGCCCTCTGGCGGCAACACCTCGATGCAGATGGTTCTGCGTCAGGGGTTTAACCGCCAGATTCGCCGTATGTGCCGCGACTTGGGGCTTACTGTGCTGCGCCTGTGCCGTGTTGCTCAGGGGGCTTTGCGTCTTGGCAATCTGGCCAGCGGCAAGGTTCGGCCGTTGACCGATGCGGAAATTGCAAAACTGCGCGAAAGCGCTGGCTTGCCGCCGATGTAGTTGCAGGTCCGATAATATTCTGTCGCCCCTGCCCTGCTGTTTTTGTAAATAAAAAGGCGCAGCCGCTAACCGCATTGGCGGTGTGTGGCTGCGCCTTGATTTTTTAACTGGTATATACCTTATAATATATACGTGTTTTTGGTGAGGATGGCACGGCTGCCATCTCCGGAATCAGTCCTTGTTTTTCAGGAGCTGCTCCAGAAAATCAATGGCGTCTTTCTGCACGGCCTGCAGGTGCTCCTCGCCCTTGAAGCTTTCTGTATACACCTTGCAGATAGCTTCCGTACCGGAAGGGCGCACTGCAAACCAGCCGTCGTCGCTGACCACCTTTACCCCGCCGATAGAAGCATCATTGCCGGGGGCGCGTGTAAGTACACTGGTAACGGGCGAGCCGCCCAGAGTCTTGAGCGTGACACTTTCGGGCGTAAGCGCCGCAAGTTTGGCGCGCACGTTGTCATCTGCCGGGGCATCAAGCCGCTGGTAGGCGGGCGCGCCAAGGCGTTCGGTCAGTCTGGTGTACAGCTCGCCGGGCGACGATTGCTCCACCGCCATCATTTCAGCGGCCAGCAGGCACATGAGAGGGCCGTCCTTGTCAGTGCTCCAGGGCGTGCCGTCAAAACAGAGGAAGGACGCACCAGCGCTTTCCTCGCAGCCAAAGCCGCAGCTCCCGCTGAGCAGGTAGGGTACAAACCATTTGAAGCCCACGGGCACTTCCACTATCGGGCGGCCAAGATCCTTGCCTACCCTGTCGAGCATGGCGCTTGTGACCAGAGTTTTGCCTATGCCGCGCTGCGTGGGCCACTGCCTGCGGGTGCGGAACAGATACCAGGCGGCAACGCTCAGATAGTGGTTGGGATTCATGAGCTCCTGACGCGTCACCACGCCGTGGCGGTCTGAATCGGGGTCACAGGCAAAGCTCAGGTCAAAATGGTCGCGCAGATCAAGCAGGCGGCTCATGGCAAAGGGCGATGAGCAGTCCATGCGGATTTTGCCGTCCTTGTCACAGGGCACAAAGCGAAAGGTGGGGTCAACCGCCCTGTTTACCACTTCCAGATCAATGCCGTAGGCATCGGCGATGGGCTCCCACATGGGCAGGCTTGCGCCGCCCAGCGGATCAACGCCAATGCGCAAACCCGACGAGGCGATGGCTTTCATGTCGAGCACGCCTGCCAGATCCTGTACATAGCTGCCGATAAAGTCGTATTCTTCCACCAGCGACGAGGCGCGGGCGGCACGCAGATGCGTAAGTTTTACGCCCTTGTTGCCGTTCTCAAGGTAAGCATTGGCGCATTTTTCAATATGGCTTGTTACTTCCGACTCGGCGGGGCCACCGTGGGGCGGGTTGTACTTGAATCCGCCATCGCGCGGGGGATTGTGCGAGGGGGTAATGACAATACCGTCGGCCAGGCCATTGACGCGGCCTGTGTTCCACTTGAGCACCGCATGAGAAATTGCGGGCGTGGCTGTGTAGGCTCCGCCCTGTGCAATGCGCACAGATACATTGTTGGCCACCAGCACTTCCAGCGCAGAGCGAAAGGCCGCCTCGGAAAGGGCGTGCGTGTCGCCACCCAGAAACAGCGGGCCGTCAATACCCTTGGCCGCGCGGTAGTCGCACACGGCCTGGGTGATGGCATAGATATGCTCTTCGTTAAAGCTGCACAGCACTGACGTGCCGCGATGCCCCGAAGTGCCGAACGAAACCCGCTGGGCCGCAAGCGCAGGATTGGGAAATTCCGTGTAGTAGGCGCTCATGAGCGCGGGTATGTTTTCCAGCTTTTCCAGCGCGGGCAGATGCCCGGCATCGCTATGCACAACCGGCATTATATCCTCCAAAAGAGATGGCTGAGCAGACTATAGGCCCAATTTTGCGAGGCCGCAACGCCGCGCACCTGCCGGCCTGGTAGGTGCGAACAGCTTACGGTTGGCTGATACGGCGCAGATCTGGCCCTAGATTTCGCGGAGACACAATTTTTTAAAAAATTCGCGGTGTTCTTGCAGACTGGGGTCGGTGATCTCGCTGGCAAGTATGCCGTAGGCCGCGCGAATGAGCGTAGACCTTTTTTCAAGCGATTGTTCAAGTCGCTCTTTATGCGCATGGCTGGCGCACATTTCGGCCATGATCTGTGTCAGCCGCACGGCACGCACGGTGTCTGTATGCCGCTGGCTCACTGCCCTGCTCCCCGCACTTGCCACTTCAGCCAGCCACTGGGGCTGGCTGAGCGCTCTGGCCGCAATGGCTGCTGCGGCCTGCGCATTGTTGCGGGGAAAAGTGGGAAGAATCTCCTGCCCTTCTACAAACAGGTCGCCAAGCCCGTTGCCGCAGGTTTCCATCAGCAGGGCCGCGCCGCAAGACATAGCCTCGAAGCAGCGAAAATTTACTTCCGAGGCTGCTGTCTGGTTAAGGGCAATGCGGCTGCGTTCGAATATGGGGCGGTAATCGCCAGTCAAGATAACCAGAGGGTGCTGGGTGCGGAATGTCTTGAGAAAAGGCTCGCGGTCGGGGTTGTTTTTGTGCCCCAGGGTTCCCACAAAACTTACAGGAATATCGCGTTCTGCAAAGTCTGATTCCGCGAGTGAAAACTGCGGGCAAAAGAGCGGAAACCACTGCGCGGTCATGCCCTCTTGCGAAAACAGCTCCACATATTCCTTTTGCGCCACAAGGGTGGCGTCAAAGCCCCAGGAATAGGGAATGTGCCAGGGGTTGCAGTAGGTATCGATGGAATAGCGCACCGCAGGCCACGGCACGTTTTGCGGATCAAGCAACTGGGGCATGTTGCCGTCGTCGCAGCAAAACAGGGCATCGGGCCAGAAACCGGCAGCCTCAAGGCGTTGCAGCAGCTGCCGCACGGAATAAGGGTGCGGGGTGGGTAAATCCGCATGCGAACCGGGATGAACGGTAAGCGTGCGGTGACCAAGACGGTTAAGGGCGGGAACCAGCAGGGGCGCGCCCATGCAAAGTATTCGTAAGCTCATATATAAAAAAAAGGGCTGCCCCTCGCCAGAGAGGCAGCCCGAATGTTTGGATGCCTGTTATTTGCCCAGACTCACTGTGCGGAAATACACTTCGCCACGCCGAGAGATTTGCAGCATTACTGCTCCGCGCGCGGCACCCTCGTCATTGACGATCTTGGAAAGTTCCGCAGCCGTGCGCACCGGCTTGAGGTTTGCCTTGAGAATCACGTCGCCAGGCCGCAGGTCGGCTTCAGCAGCGGGCTTTTCAGGGTTCACATCAACAATTACCAGGCCTTCGTTCTTTTCTATCTTGAGGTCACGGCGTTCCTCATCCGTAAGCGAACGGACGGAAATGCCCAACAGACCTTCATCCTTCTGCTTCTGGTCCTTGCCATTCTGGTCGGCAGACTGGCTTGATTTGCGCTCGCCAAGGGTCACCGTAAGGTCGGTGGTCTTGCCATCGCGCCAAACCGTAATCACAGTCTTGCTGCCCGGGGCTTTGTCGGCAATGACGCGCAGCAGAGCCGCCGCGTCGTCAATGGGCTTGCTGTCCACGGAAACAATAATGTCGCCGTCCTTCATGCCAGCCTTGGAGGCAGGCTCACCTTCCATCACACTGCCCACAAGGGCGCCCTTGGCTTCCTTGAGGCCCAGTGCCTTGGCGGTATTTTCTTCCACATCCTGGATGCCCACACCAATCCAGCCGCGGCTGATTTTTTTGCCCGACTTGATCTGGTCAACAATCTTGGCAGCCATGTTGCTGGGTATGGCAAAGCCAAGGCCCTGACCGCTGGCAAGAATGGCCGTGTTGATGCCTATGACCTGACCGGCCATGTTCAGCAGCGGGCCACCACTGTTGCCAGGGTTGATGGACGCATCCGTCTGCAGGAAGTTGTCAAAGGGGCCAGCGTGTATGTTGCGGTTTTTGGCCGAAAGAATACCCGCCGTCACCGTATGATCGAGGCCAAAGGGGTTGCCGATGGCCAGCAGCCACTCGCCCACCTTGAGTTCGTCAGAATTGCCGAACGAAAGGAAGGGCAAGGCGTTCTTGGTTTCAATCTTCAGCAGGGCAAGGTCGGTTTCTTCGTCGGCACCAACAAGCTTGGCCGTAACAGGCTCGCTTTTGCCGTTGCTCTGGTCAAGGGTTACGCGAATGACATCGGCATCGGCAACCACATGATTATTGGTAACGATATAGCCATCCGCGGAGACAATGAAGCCGGACCCCAGAGATTTCTGTCTCGATTGGGGGCGCTTGCCACCGCGCTTGCCGCCAAACTGGTCAAAGAACTTGTCGAAGCCTGGCGGCATATTGCGGAACATTTCCCCCATGAGATCGTCCTGACTGTTGCCGCTGGCTTTTTTTTCTGTACCGATGTTGACAACCGCTGGGCCGCTTTTGGCCGCAAGGTCGCTAAAATCGGGCAAGCCTGCTGCCTGGGCAAGCTGCGATGCCGCGAGAAAGGTCACGGCAAGCATGGCTGCAAGACATTTTTTTATCATCATGGAAAAGCTCCTGGTTACTTATTTTTCAGAGCCTTCTGCAAAGCCTGTGCCATGATGTTCATTCCAGCGCCGCCGGTGGAGCTTCCGGCTGCCGCATGCTGCTTCCAGGCCTTGTCTTCCGCGGGTTCGGCGGGCTGGTCGCCTTCAGGGGCCAGGCTGATGCGCCGGGCAGCGGTGTCCAAATTTTGTACAGTCAGGGTGACGGCGTCGCCCTTGTCCAGTTTGCTGTACTGCTTGCCCTGCTTGGAGTTCTTGATAACCCCGGCAGGCAGCAGGCCGGTAATGCCGGGCGCCAGCGTAATGAACAGACCGTAGGGGCTGCGGCTTTCAACCGTGCCGCTCACCGTGGTGCCCACGGCGAACTGCTGGGCGGCTTCCTTCCACGGGTCGCCTTCGGCGTCGCGCAGGCTCAGGGAGATACGGCGGCTTTCAAGGTTGATTTCCTTAACCTTGACCGAAACGGTATCGCCCGCGGTCAGCACGTCTTCGGCCTTGGCCACGCGCTTGGTCCACGACATTTCAGAAATGTGCACAAGGCCTTCGATGCCGGGCAGCACTTCAACAAAGGCGCCAAAGGGCGCAAGGCGCACAACCTTGCCGGAAACGACCGCGCCAGCCTCAAGCCGCGTGGCCACATCCTGCCAGGGATCGCCCTCGGCCTGTTTGCGCGAAAGCGAAATTCGCACGTGCCCCTTGCTGTCCTTGCTGATGGAAATAACCTTGGCGCGCACGGTGTCGCCCAGTGACACAGCTTCGTCGGGAGCGCCCACGCGCGACCAGGAAAGCTCGGAAAGGTGGATCATGCCTTCAACAGAAGGTGCAAGTTCCATAAACGCGCCAAAAGCGGCAAAGCGCGTGATCTTGCCTTCAACCGTATCGCCCGGCTTGAGGCTTTCAAGCAGTGCGTCAAGCTGTTCGGCGCGTTCGCGCTCAACAATGGCACGGTGTGAAACCACAACGTTTCTGCCGCGGTTTTCAACCCGGATAACCAGAAACTGCATGTTGCGGCCCACGAGCGAGGCGGCGTCTTCTGTCGCTGCAACGCCAATCTGGCTGCCGGGGCAGAAAGCAGACTTGCCAAGCACGTCAACGGTGTAGCCACCCTTGCACACAGCGGTCACGCGGCCATCAACCGGAACCGCGGCATCACGGGCTTCTTCAAGCGCGGCAACGCCGCTGCCGCTCATGGAGCGGGAAAGGCGAATCTCTTGCGAAGAAACGCCGGTAACCCACGCTTCGAGGCTGTCGCCGGGCTTAACGCTTTCATTGCCCTCGGCGTCAAGAATGTCCTTGCGGTCAATGATGCCGTCAACCTTGATGCCCACGTCCACAAAAACACTGTCGCCGGTAATGGCAATTACAGTTCCGGTCACTTTCTGTCCGGGCTGCAAGCGGCTGGATGCGGTTTCGTGGGCCGCCAGCATGGCGGCAAAATCCTCAGCGCCTTCCTCCGACATGGAGGTTGCGATCTTGTCCTCGGTCATAGTTTTCCTGCTCCTTACAAGCTGGGCTTATTGCTCAAGTCCGCTATATTACGCCATCCGCACGAGGAAAACAATTGTCTTTTTGTGCCATGGTTTTTGCGGCCGCCACATGGGTAACTGAATCAAATTTATACAGGTGGATATTTTTTTGTCACGCCCCTCCCCGGCAGGCACTGGCAATGCCTGCCGGGCGCTCTTAAAGTCCAGCTTTGGTATATTGATTTATTAAATGTGATATGGCCGGTAGTTAGCATGTGTTGTGCAACTGTATTGTGCAAACAAACAGTATTGTTCGCATGCAATTAGTTAAAAAAATAATTTGATTGCATCTTAGTATCATGCAGTGTTATGGCTTTGGCAGTGAAATCTTTTGTGGAACATGCAGTTATTGATAGAGTGAACAAACAGTTTTTAGGGGTAACGGCAGGAAAGGTTATGTTCAGCAGGGATAATTGCATGGAATGTATGTGTGTAATGTTTGGGGTTGGGGATGGTGTGGCAGGGGTTATTGCATGCCCTGCTCTGTTATTGATGGGCAGAGAAAGCATGCGTCTGTGTTTGTACGGAGGAATTCTACCACCTTAATCTGATGCACCTTATCATGGTGAAAGTTTTTGATGAGCAGAAGTATGAAACCAGACTTCTATTAGGCCAACAGCCAGGATAACAGCTATGAAGTATTTGAAGATTTTGTATGTTCAGGTTCTCATTGCCATATTCATAGGCATTCTTTTGGGGCATTTTTATCCTGAATTGGCCGTAAAGATGCAGCCCCTGGGCAAGGGCTTTATCAATCTTATTAAAATGATCATTGCCCCGTTGATCTTCTCAACGGTTGTGACCGGCATCGCTGGTATGAAAGACATCAAGGCCGTTGGCAAAACCGGCGGCATGGCCCTTGTTTACTTTACAGTTATTACCCTTACAGCCCTGGCCATCGGTCTTGTGGTGGTGAACCTGGCGCAGCCCGGCGTGGGCATGAATGTTGACGTCAGCACCTTCAACGCCGCCGACAAGAACATTGCCGCCCAGTACGCTGGCAAGGCCAAAGATAACAATATCGTCAATTTCTTCCTGAATATCATTCCCAGCACCTTTGTTTCGGCATTCACCAGCGGCGAAATCCTGCAGGTTCTGCTGGTGGCCATACTGTTTGCCTTTGCCCTGAATTACAGTGGCGAAAAGGGCAAGCTGTGCTTTGATCTCATCAAGAGCCTTTCTGAAGTGCTGTTCAAGGTCATCGGCATCATCATGCACGTGGCCCCCATTGGCGCTTTCGGTGCAATGGCCTTTACCATCGGCAAGGAGGGTATTGGCTCTGTCCTTGTGCTGGGTGAGCTGATTGTGTGTTTTTATGTCACGAGCATTTTGTTTGTGGTGTTCATTCTGGGAACCATTGCCTTCAGCTGCGGGTTCAACATCTTCAAGTTCCTGCGCTATATCCGCTCCGAGCTGTTCATTGTGCTTGGCACCTCTTCTTCTGAATCGGTGCTGCCCAACATGCTGCGCAAGATGGAAAAGGCTGGCTGCAACAAGAGCGTCGTAGATCTGGTTATTCCTGCAGGGTACTCGTTCAACCTTGACGGCACGGCCATTTACCTGACCATGGCCGCCATCTTTCTGGCGCAGGCAACCAACACGCCCATGGCGCTTGGCGATCAGCTTGTGTTGCTGGGTATTCTGCTTATTTCTTCCAAGGGTGCGGCGGCTGTTACCGGCGGCGGCTTTATCGTGCTTGCCGGTACGCTGAGTTCGGTCGGCAGCATTCCGCCTGAAAGCATCGCCGTTATCTTTGGTATCGACCGCTTCATGTCTGAAGCGCGTGCCCTTACCAACCTGGTGGGCAATGGCGTTGCCACCATCTTTATCTCGAAGGTCACCGGAAATCTTGATTCCGAGAAGCTCAACGAAGTTCTGGATCAAAAAAAAACAGTAGGTGAGCCTGTTACGACAGCCTAGCCCTCAATAATCTGCGCCCGCCGGTCAAAATTGCCTGGCGGGCGCAGATTTTTTGTTTTTTGCCCCCAGATTACCGACAAAATCGTCTGCCAGCACACTGCGGCGGGCGATTTTTCTTTATTCCCACCCTCTCCCGCGGTACGCTGGTTGCATACCGCCCGCAGCAGATTACCTGTCGCAGGCACAGTAAACCGGTGGGGACGCATGGATATCAGCATTTTTGACGCATACTGGGCGGACCGTCAGCCCGACAGATCCGACATGGCAGATTTCTGGACCCGTCGCGCAAGCTCGTTTAACGCGCACGGCGGTGAAGCTGATTCAAGCGCGTACAGAAAGGCACTTGTTGCCCGGGTTGCGGCTCGTACGGGCCTCGGCAGGCATGATGCGGTGCTTGATGTGGGGTGCGGCCCGGGACGGCATGCCCTGGAATTTGCGCAGCTGACGGGTCATGTTGAGGGCAGCGATATCGCACCTGGCATGATCGAGTGCGCAAGGGCAAATGCCGCCGGGGCCATGGTGGATAACGCCCATTTTCAGGTGCTGGACTGGGCGGAAGCTGATCTGGAAGCTTTGGGGTGGGTAAAGTGCTTCAATCTCGTATTTGCCTCGCGCACACCAGCAATATACGACCGCTCTACTCTCAACAAAATGACCGAGGCTTCATCGGGGTATTGCTGCCTTCTCACACAGGTGACGGGCGATAATTCCGTACGGCGCGAGCTGTGCCCCATTGCAGGCGACGACAGGCGCGAAGACATGACGCGCCGTGGGTTGTACTGCGCATTTAATATCCTCTGGCTTCAGGGCTATTATCCCGAAGTGGAATATCTGGAACGTTCGTGGGATTCAGAATGCTCGCTGGACGAGGCCATTCTCATGTACACCCGGCACTTCAATAGCCGGGGGCAGCTCAGTGAAGGACAGCAGGCCGCCATAGCGGACAAGCTGCGCGAAATAAGCAGGGATGGAACTGTGCGCGAGCAGGGGCACTCGCGGGTTGCCATGCTGTTATGGAAGGTTTGCCCATAGGAATGGTGTGGAATTGCCCTGTCCGACCGGGCTTTCCACCTAGGCTTTTTCGACCAGCCAGGTTCTGAGTGGAAAGGCCGTTTCCGTCCAGTGCGTTTTGTACTGCATCTTGGGGCCATCAAGAGGGCCCATGTCGTATCGATGCACGCCTTCTTCACAAAGCCAGCGTATCTTTTCAACCTGCATGAGGTTGCCGAGCGAGTGTGCATGAAAATCGTGCGCATAGCTGAACTGCTGTCCACGATAAACCTGGCCAGCCAGACCGCCAAAAATAAAGCCAACATCACGGTCATCGTGCCGGGCAAAGATTACCCGCGCCCCGCGTTCCGGGGCAAGCCGCTCAAGCAGAAAGTTGTAAAAATCGCATATGCCGGGTTCGGCCATGCCGCAGTGGTCTATGCCCTTCCAGCTGGCGCGCTCAACGGCGATCATGCGGGTATAGGTGTTTTGGGCCTCTTCTGCGGTGGTGGGCAGCACACGTTCAAA
The Desulfovibrio sp. DNA segment above includes these coding regions:
- a CDS encoding ABC transporter permease → MSTLPSTAAKSRLSGPLLHVLRKTLWMLLVLWGITIISFWVIHLAPGSPTDLETTLNPLAGAAARQRLEVLYGLDRPLYVQYWDWLTRIVQLDFGNSMSADSRPVLTKILERLPLTVGMNVVSLVLTLLIAIPVGIVSACRQNSLLDKSVTVLVFLGFAMPSFWLALLLMMFFGIELQWLPISGLTSMNYAQLSAWGKFCDLARHLALPTLVYTVGGLAGMSRYMRACMLEVLRQDYILTARAKGLGATAVIWRHALRNALLPVITLLGLSVPGLIGGSVIIESIFALPGLGQLFYGAVMARDYTMIMGNLVLGAVLTLAGNLLADFCYGLADPRIRNAKDNA
- a CDS encoding glycosyltransferase is translated as MSLRILCMGAPLLVPALNRLGHRTLTVHPGSHADLPTPHPYSVRQLLQRLEAAGFWPDALFCCDDGNMPQLLDPQNVPWPAVRYSIDTYCNPWHIPYSWGFDATLVAQKEYVELFSQEGMTAQWFPLFCPQFSLAESDFAERDIPVSFVGTLGHKNNPDREPFLKTFRTQHPLVILTGDYRPIFERSRIALNQTAASEVNFRCFEAMSCGAALLMETCGNGLGDLFVEGQEILPTFPRNNAQAAAAIAARALSQPQWLAEVASAGSRAVSQRHTDTVRAVRLTQIMAEMCASHAHKERLEQSLEKRSTLIRAAYGILASEITDPSLQEHREFFKKLCLREI
- a CDS encoding 30S ribosomal protein S1, encoding MTEDKIATSMSEEGAEDFAAMLAAHETASSRLQPGQKVTGTVIAITGDSVFVDVGIKVDGIIDRKDILDAEGNESVKPGDSLEAWVTGVSSQEIRLSRSMSGSGVAALEEARDAAVPVDGRVTAVCKGGYTVDVLGKSAFCPGSQIGVAATEDAASLVGRNMQFLVIRVENRGRNVVVSHRAIVERERAEQLDALLESLKPGDTVEGKITRFAAFGAFMELAPSVEGMIHLSELSWSRVGAPDEAVSLGDTVRAKVISISKDSKGHVRISLSRKQAEGDPWQDVATRLEAGAVVSGKVVRLAPFGAFVEVLPGIEGLVHISEMSWTKRVAKAEDVLTAGDTVSVKVKEINLESRRISLSLRDAEGDPWKEAAQQFAVGTTVSGTVESRSPYGLFITLAPGITGLLPAGVIKNSKQGKQYSKLDKGDAVTLTVQNLDTAARRISLAPEGDQPAEPAEDKAWKQHAAAGSSTGGAGMNIMAQALQKALKNK
- a CDS encoding pseudouridine synthase encodes the protein MRLNKAIAATGHCSRRKADELILAGRVRVDGQPESNPARHVLPFESIMVDGRILSAPQAFTYLMLNKPVQVVCTVSDPEGRPTVLDCLPQEFKGLRLYPVGRLDYFSEGMLLLTNDGQLAQRLTHPRHHQPKTYEVLVRGSVPEDALKTMRRGMRLAEGEDLLPVDVTTQPSGGNTSMQMVLRQGFNRQIRRMCRDLGLTVLRLCRVAQGALRLGNLASGKVRPLTDAEIAKLRESAGLPPM
- the rdgC gene encoding recombination-associated protein RdgC, with the translated sequence MGFANSSCSFTRFRILDPVPATLWPQIPDKLKQFAMRDIDDIPEMQGQGWACFEDMLDTDWVTAPPQKGSYIVFSLRLDMRRIPAGVVKKHVALALKEEKARMAQQGKNYIARERKKELKEQVLLRLRSRFLPVPGEFNVLWATDKNEVWFASTQNKMIDLFMEEFLKTFELHLEQLTPYNLAVSMLDEESLIRLDKLEPTQFAPLS
- the pgm gene encoding phosphoglucomutase (alpha-D-glucose-1,6-bisphosphate-dependent), with protein sequence MPVVHSDAGHLPALEKLENIPALMSAYYTEFPNPALAAQRVSFGTSGHRGTSVLCSFNEEHIYAITQAVCDYRAAKGIDGPLFLGGDTHALSEAAFRSALEVLVANNVSVRIAQGGAYTATPAISHAVLKWNTGRVNGLADGIVITPSHNPPRDGGFKYNPPHGGPAESEVTSHIEKCANAYLENGNKGVKLTHLRAARASSLVEEYDFIGSYVQDLAGVLDMKAIASSGLRIGVDPLGGASLPMWEPIADAYGIDLEVVNRAVDPTFRFVPCDKDGKIRMDCSSPFAMSRLLDLRDHFDLSFACDPDSDRHGVVTRQELMNPNHYLSVAAWYLFRTRRQWPTQRGIGKTLVTSAMLDRVGKDLGRPIVEVPVGFKWFVPYLLSGSCGFGCEESAGASFLCFDGTPWSTDKDGPLMCLLAAEMMAVEQSSPGELYTRLTERLGAPAYQRLDAPADDNVRAKLAALTPESVTLKTLGGSPVTSVLTRAPGNDASIGGVKVVSDDGWFAVRPSGTEAICKVYTESFKGEEHLQAVQKDAIDFLEQLLKNKD
- a CDS encoding DegQ family serine endoprotease — its product is MMIKKCLAAMLAVTFLAASQLAQAAGLPDFSDLAAKSGPAVVNIGTEKKASGNSQDDLMGEMFRNMPPGFDKFFDQFGGKRGGKRPQSRQKSLGSGFIVSADGYIVTNNHVVADADVIRVTLDQSNGKSEPVTAKLVGADEETDLALLKIETKNALPFLSFGNSDELKVGEWLLAIGNPFGLDHTVTAGILSAKNRNIHAGPFDNFLQTDASINPGNSGGPLLNMAGQVIGINTAILASGQGLGFAIPSNMAAKIVDQIKSGKKISRGWIGVGIQDVEENTAKALGLKEAKGALVGSVMEGEPASKAGMKDGDIIVSVDSKPIDDAAALLRVIADKAPGSKTVITVWRDGKTTDLTVTLGERKSSQSADQNGKDQKQKDEGLLGISVRSLTDEERRDLKIEKNEGLVIVDVNPEKPAAEADLRPGDVILKANLKPVRTAAELSKIVNDEGAARGAVMLQISRRGEVYFRTVSLGK